In Thermoprotei archaeon, a single window of DNA contains:
- a CDS encoding acetyl-CoA carboxylase biotin carboxyl carrier protein subunit, with protein MTLDQKEYRITLGWGDQHSVSIIKNGDTLQIVVDGEKIFKIDEIKIKNSEILMKINNVPYVVRFENLPNVMYVNGELLLIKSVEERKPDSLVTKTSVSSITTHEKDLITSPMPGRIIKILAKPGVQVKKGQSLLVIESMKMENIISSDRDGIIKEILVSLGSVVNRGSPLIRFSS; from the coding sequence ATGACTTTAGATCAAAAAGAGTACAGGATTACGCTCGGTTGGGGAGATCAACACAGTGTAAGTATAATAAAAAATGGTGATACATTACAAATTGTGGTTGACGGAGAAAAGATTTTCAAAATAGATGAAATAAAAATCAAAAACTCAGAGATTTTAATGAAAATTAATAATGTTCCTTATGTAGTTAGATTTGAGAATTTGCCTAATGTTATGTATGTAAATGGTGAGTTACTCCTTATAAAATCAGTTGAAGAAAGAAAACCAGATAGTTTAGTTACAAAAACTTCCGTTTCATCAATAACAACTCATGAGAAAGATTTAATAACGTCGCCGATGCCAGGACGTATAATAAAAATATTAGCGAAACCAGGCGTTCAAGTTAAGAAAGGGCAGTCCCTTTTAGTTATAGAGTCGATGAAGATGGAAAACATTATATCATCTGACAGAGATGGTATAATAAAGGAGATTCTAGTATCATTAGGTAGTGTAGTGAACAGGGGTTCTCCATTGATAAGGTTTAGTTCATGA